One genomic segment of Paenibacillus xylanexedens includes these proteins:
- a CDS encoding tautomerase family protein, translating into MPFITVKVLEGKSVEQKRQLIERMTQVACETLDVDPSKVFIFIEDLEKDNYGKNGKLFSDLDK; encoded by the coding sequence ATGCCATTTATCACGGTTAAGGTACTGGAAGGCAAGTCGGTTGAGCAGAAACGTCAGTTGATTGAACGTATGACTCAGGTGGCTTGTGAGACACTGGATGTTGATCCGAGCAAAGTCTTTATCTTCATTGAGGATTTGGAGAAGGACAATTACGGCAAGAACGGAAAACTGTTTTCGGACTTAGACAAATAA
- a CDS encoding SRPBCC family protein, with protein sequence MDSSSSSSSALPDIRQELVLHAPVEKVWEMVSTEQGLKTWFMPSNLEPVEGHEFILEAGPFGQSPCQVTEVLPLQKLSFRWGKDWTLTFQLNEQPEGTDFTLIHSGWDADKLTEFGQAHAIVRERMEQGWAGIVQKLAQVVK encoded by the coding sequence ATGGATTCATCATCAAGTTCATCAAGTGCACTGCCAGATATCCGGCAGGAACTGGTGCTCCATGCACCTGTAGAGAAGGTGTGGGAAATGGTCTCAACCGAGCAGGGACTGAAAACCTGGTTCATGCCAAGCAATCTGGAACCCGTGGAAGGTCACGAGTTTATATTGGAAGCAGGCCCCTTCGGCCAATCACCATGTCAGGTGACGGAAGTTCTTCCACTGCAAAAGCTTTCATTCCGCTGGGGTAAGGACTGGACGTTGACGTTCCAACTGAATGAACAGCCCGAAGGTACGGATTTTACACTGATTCATAGCGGTTGGGATGCAGATAAACTGACCGAGTTTGGACAGGCCCACGCTATCGTACGCGAACGTATGGAACAGGGATGGGCCGGAATCGTTCAGAAGCTTGCTCAAGTTGTTAAATAA
- a CDS encoding cryptochrome/photolyase family protein, whose translation MKLFIHRKDLRMDDLAAFDYLREHQEESVHVLIYDPFLLRQGREKEHSGVNFRQHAAELGRQYFEAKRKLHVAYGKPAEVVEFILNEFKDEINEIVVHRDMTPYAIERDRAIRKVSEAHEVSFTQLTDHLLMDLNGFANFTGKSEPYKVFAAFHRRWVEFMNEHPNPPSATTVAELKVSDRQIEWPDAMQVPPELLEGSGSNDEDPHLLLDQFLSDRIAEYGDHRDEYEAYEPSHLSSYVAVGAVSIRKMYDAASRTAEAGEWIRQLCFRDFYLYRAVYESHYFTYEKVYDLSALHDDHFERWCKAETGIPIIDAAMTELNETGHMPNRLRILTAMFLTKNLQCPFTLGEAYFRRKLSDYDNIQNRGNWLWCASLGENAAPYFRVNNPVTQSEKYDPQGDYIRKWLPELKDLHSKDIHQPRKDAIVDLKASRQAAIDVYKQILASRGK comes from the coding sequence ATGAAGCTATTCATACACCGCAAAGACTTGCGTATGGATGATCTGGCCGCATTTGATTATTTGCGGGAACACCAAGAAGAGAGTGTGCATGTTCTCATCTATGATCCATTCCTCCTGCGGCAAGGCCGAGAGAAGGAACACAGCGGTGTGAATTTCAGGCAGCATGCAGCGGAATTAGGCAGACAGTATTTTGAAGCCAAACGAAAACTGCATGTTGCTTACGGCAAACCGGCTGAAGTGGTTGAATTCATCCTGAACGAATTCAAAGATGAGATTAACGAGATTGTGGTGCATCGGGACATGACGCCATATGCAATCGAGCGGGATAGGGCCATACGCAAAGTTAGTGAGGCGCACGAGGTTTCGTTCACACAACTGACGGATCATCTGCTGATGGATCTGAATGGATTTGCCAATTTTACAGGCAAGTCGGAGCCTTATAAGGTATTTGCGGCTTTTCATCGGCGTTGGGTGGAATTCATGAATGAACATCCCAACCCTCCTTCGGCAACAACGGTTGCAGAGTTGAAGGTGAGTGATCGTCAGATTGAATGGCCGGATGCAATGCAGGTACCTCCGGAGTTGCTGGAGGGCAGTGGTTCGAATGACGAGGACCCGCATCTGCTGTTGGATCAATTTTTGTCGGATCGAATTGCTGAATACGGGGATCATCGGGATGAATATGAGGCGTACGAGCCGAGTCATCTCAGTTCTTACGTAGCTGTGGGAGCTGTATCCATTCGCAAAATGTATGATGCGGCGAGTCGCACGGCTGAGGCTGGGGAATGGATCAGGCAGTTGTGCTTCCGCGACTTCTATCTGTATCGAGCGGTCTATGAGAGTCACTATTTTACATATGAAAAGGTGTACGATCTCTCGGCTCTCCATGATGATCACTTTGAACGGTGGTGCAAGGCGGAGACTGGCATCCCGATTATTGATGCAGCGATGACGGAACTGAATGAAACCGGACATATGCCAAACCGGCTGCGGATTCTCACGGCGATGTTTCTCACCAAAAACCTGCAATGCCCGTTCACTTTGGGTGAAGCCTATTTCAGGCGCAAGCTGAGTGACTATGATAACATTCAAAACCGTGGTAACTGGCTATGGTGTGCCTCGCTTGGTGAGAATGCAGCTCCGTATTTTCGCGTGAATAATCCGGTAACGCAATCCGAGAAATATGATCCGCAAGGTGATTATATTCGCAAGTGGTTGCCTGAATTGAAGGATCTGCATAGCAAGGACATCCATCAGCCGCGCAAGGATGCCATTGTGGATCTGAAGGCATCGAGACAGGCAGCTATCGACGTGTATAAACAGATTTTGGCGAGTCGTGGGAAGTAG
- a CDS encoding NADH:flavin oxidoreductase/NADH oxidase — translation MTEQLFSPYQFKSLQLNNRVVMAPMCQYSVTAKDGIPNDWHQVHYVSRAVGGTGLIVIEMTDVDPDGRITDNDLGIWSDEHVPAFTKLVDGIHAYGSKVAIQIAHAGRKAEDAPQPVAPSVVTFPGEKYKEPRALSTEEVEAMMQKFADGVRRAVQAGVDTIELHGAHGYLIHQFHSPLMNHREDVYGQDLSRFGVEVIRAVKKEMPADMPLILRISAVEYADGGYDIDHTINIARAYQDAGVDMFHISSGGEGPSGQRKPGNYPGYQVPFARRLREELSVPVIAVGMLEDAALAQAVIGNGDADLVAVGRGMLRDPYWANHAALELGVSKDQAAIAEQYSRGY, via the coding sequence ATGACTGAACAATTATTTTCCCCTTATCAATTCAAGAGTCTGCAATTAAATAACCGTGTCGTTATGGCACCGATGTGCCAATATTCTGTCACTGCGAAGGATGGCATTCCGAACGATTGGCATCAGGTTCACTATGTGAGCCGTGCGGTTGGAGGAACAGGACTGATTGTAATCGAGATGACCGATGTAGATCCGGATGGACGTATTACGGATAATGACTTGGGTATATGGTCAGATGAGCATGTGCCTGCCTTCACCAAACTTGTAGATGGAATTCATGCCTACGGCTCCAAAGTAGCTATTCAGATCGCACATGCGGGACGAAAAGCAGAGGATGCTCCGCAGCCGGTTGCCCCATCGGTAGTTACATTCCCGGGAGAAAAGTACAAGGAACCACGTGCGTTAAGTACGGAAGAAGTAGAAGCTATGATGCAAAAGTTCGCAGACGGTGTTCGCCGCGCAGTGCAGGCTGGAGTAGATACCATTGAGCTGCACGGTGCACATGGATACCTGATCCACCAGTTCCATTCCCCGCTGATGAACCATCGTGAGGATGTATATGGGCAGGATCTGTCCCGTTTTGGAGTAGAAGTCATTCGGGCAGTGAAAAAAGAAATGCCAGCAGATATGCCGCTGATTTTGCGGATTTCGGCTGTAGAATATGCGGATGGTGGATACGACATCGACCACACCATCAATATCGCTCGTGCCTACCAAGACGCAGGTGTGGACATGTTCCATATCAGTTCAGGTGGCGAAGGTCCTTCGGGACAGCGGAAACCGGGGAACTATCCGGGGTATCAGGTACCATTTGCCCGTCGTTTACGTGAAGAACTGAGCGTTCCTGTAATCGCAGTGGGTATGCTGGAGGATGCAGCATTGGCTCAGGCGGTGATTGGCAACGGCGATGCGGATTTGGTTGCCGTTGGCAGAGGTATGCTGCGTGATCCGTACTGGGCGAACCATGCGGCTCTGGAGCTGGGTGTCAGCAAGGATCAAGCTGCCATTGCGGAGCAATATTCTCGTGGATACTAA
- the pepT gene encoding peptidase T: MKDILIQRLSTYVQMDTQSDENSETCPSTPGQLALGKLLVEECTSIGLQDVTMDENGYVMATLPSNTDKDVPVIGFLAHLDTATDFTGKNVKPQVINNYDGADIVLNSELDVVLSNKDFPELHEYKGHTLITTDGTTLLGADNKAGIAEIMTAMAYLIEHPEVKHGKIRVAFTPDEEIGRGPHKFDVAAFGAKYAYTVDGGPLGELEYESFNAAAAKITVRGTNVHPGTAKDKMVNSLKIAMELNRRLPVEEAPEFTDGYDGFYHLLSLDGDVELTKMSYIIRDFDREKFEERKTNLLHIANELKTKYGEKSITVELNDQYYNMREKIEPVRQIVDIAHEAMTRLDIEPVIRPIRGGTDGSQLSYMGMPTPNIFTGGENYHGKFEYVSVDNMVKATRVIVEIAQLFEQSGDI; encoded by the coding sequence ATGAAAGATATATTAATTCAAAGACTGAGTACTTACGTTCAGATGGATACCCAATCCGATGAAAATAGCGAGACATGCCCTTCCACACCCGGCCAACTGGCCTTGGGCAAACTGCTCGTTGAAGAGTGTACCTCCATTGGTCTGCAAGATGTGACGATGGATGAGAACGGTTATGTCATGGCTACACTGCCATCCAATACCGACAAGGATGTTCCTGTAATTGGTTTCCTGGCTCACCTCGATACAGCGACCGACTTTACAGGCAAAAATGTCAAACCACAGGTTATCAATAACTATGACGGTGCTGACATTGTGCTGAACTCGGAACTGGATGTAGTACTGTCCAACAAGGATTTCCCGGAGCTGCATGAGTATAAAGGCCACACCCTGATCACAACCGATGGTACAACGTTGCTTGGTGCAGACAATAAGGCAGGCATTGCTGAGATCATGACGGCGATGGCCTATCTGATTGAACACCCGGAAGTGAAACACGGTAAGATTCGGGTTGCTTTTACCCCGGATGAAGAGATTGGCCGTGGACCGCACAAGTTCGATGTAGCTGCTTTTGGAGCCAAATATGCGTACACAGTTGATGGCGGACCGCTTGGTGAGCTGGAATACGAGAGCTTTAACGCAGCTGCCGCCAAAATTACGGTACGAGGAACCAATGTACATCCTGGAACTGCGAAGGATAAGATGGTGAACTCTCTGAAAATTGCAATGGAATTGAATCGACGCCTGCCTGTGGAGGAAGCTCCTGAATTCACGGACGGTTATGATGGGTTCTACCATCTGTTGTCTCTGGATGGTGACGTTGAGCTGACAAAGATGAGCTACATCATCCGTGATTTCGACCGGGAGAAGTTTGAAGAGCGCAAAACAAATCTGCTCCATATCGCAAACGAACTGAAGACCAAGTATGGAGAGAAAAGCATCACGGTTGAATTGAATGACCAGTACTATAATATGCGCGAGAAAATTGAACCCGTACGCCAGATCGTCGACATTGCCCATGAAGCCATGACCCGACTGGACATCGAACCTGTTATTCGCCCCATCCGGGGAGGAACAGATGGTTCCCAGCTATCCTATATGGGCATGCCAACACCAAATATCTTCACTGGCGGTGAAAACTACCATGGCAAATTCGAATATGTATCGGTAGACAATATGGTGAAGGCAACCCGTGTCATTGTAGAGATCGCTCAATTGTTCGAGCAAAGCGGAGATATCTAA
- a CDS encoding Crp/Fnr family transcriptional regulator, giving the protein MKEIMDFGLVRQLARENGLDQVLDESALAELRLLEAAKGEMICAKGERPERLYFLVQGKLKIYTTLPNGKSLLLRFSTPLALVGDLELVNGKEAMNTVESVSKSLLLGISYRALQNTYAENPKFLHFMLSQVTHKLYTFSNLSSLNMLYPVESRFASYLLSTMGQDESSSEEIQTSKLTELADMLGTSYRHLNRVVQDLCNRNIIHKVQRKLVICDLEQLRVIAGGNIYE; this is encoded by the coding sequence ATGAAGGAAATTATGGACTTTGGACTTGTGCGGCAACTTGCCCGTGAGAATGGGTTGGATCAGGTGCTGGACGAGTCTGCACTCGCGGAGTTGCGACTGCTTGAGGCTGCGAAGGGCGAGATGATATGTGCCAAAGGTGAGCGACCCGAGCGATTGTATTTTCTCGTGCAGGGCAAGCTCAAGATCTATACCACCCTGCCTAACGGCAAGTCTCTGTTGCTTCGTTTCAGTACACCACTTGCGCTTGTGGGAGATTTGGAACTGGTAAATGGCAAGGAGGCTATGAATACGGTAGAGTCTGTGAGCAAAAGCCTGTTGCTGGGTATCAGTTATCGCGCTCTCCAGAATACCTATGCAGAGAATCCTAAATTTCTCCACTTTATGCTGAGTCAAGTTACACACAAATTGTATACCTTCTCCAACCTGTCGAGTCTGAACATGTTATATCCGGTCGAGAGCCGATTTGCCAGCTATCTGTTGTCCACAATGGGCCAGGACGAGTCCTCTTCGGAAGAGATCCAGACCTCCAAGCTCACCGAACTGGCGGATATGCTGGGCACCAGCTATAGGCATCTTAATAGAGTCGTTCAAGATCTGTGTAATCGAAATATTATTCACAAAGTGCAACGAAAGCTTGTTATCTGTGATCTGGAACAGTTGCGTGTCATCGCGGGAGGCAATATATATGAGTGA
- a CDS encoding class I SAM-dependent methyltransferase, with the protein MSFSYYGPLCTAVYDLTKPVGHSLGGDIEFYRHYLQRCKGRILEAMSGSGRVLIPLLEAGLKVDGIDYSTDMIDSCRSSCMERALPMPELFVADLEKLDLPYRYEAIIIPGGSLLLIQDRQASINVLRNLFQHLEPGGRLVFDLFLPDVTQPSSVETSTVSLPDGDTITVEVKTIEVNLLQQYKVSLIRYEQWHQGALVATELQELTLRWYGIEELRLILEHIGFSDIKVYADFNPDQPPTQSNQNFVYEATRRA; encoded by the coding sequence ATGTCATTCAGTTATTATGGTCCGTTATGCACCGCCGTTTATGATCTCACGAAACCTGTGGGACACTCCTTGGGAGGAGACATTGAATTCTATCGCCATTATCTTCAGCGCTGCAAAGGACGTATCCTTGAAGCCATGTCGGGATCAGGCCGAGTGCTCATTCCTTTGCTTGAAGCAGGCTTGAAGGTGGATGGAATTGATTATTCAACCGATATGATTGACTCTTGCCGTTCCAGTTGTATGGAGCGGGCATTACCCATGCCTGAGCTGTTCGTTGCCGATCTGGAGAAGCTTGACCTTCCATATCGATACGAGGCAATTATCATTCCCGGAGGTTCTCTGCTCCTCATCCAAGACAGACAGGCGTCGATTAACGTATTACGTAATCTATTTCAGCATTTAGAACCTGGCGGCAGGCTCGTGTTTGATCTGTTTCTTCCCGATGTGACACAACCCTCTTCTGTAGAAACATCAACCGTTTCATTACCCGATGGTGATACGATCACGGTAGAAGTGAAAACCATTGAAGTGAACCTTCTTCAACAGTACAAAGTGAGTCTGATCCGATACGAACAATGGCATCAGGGTGCTCTTGTTGCTACGGAGCTGCAAGAACTCACTCTACGTTGGTACGGCATAGAAGAGTTACGCCTAATTCTCGAACACATTGGTTTCTCTGACATTAAAGTGTACGCCGACTTTAACCCGGATCAACCACCCACGCAGTCCAATCAAAATTTCGTATATGAAGCAACTAGAAGAGCGTAG
- a CDS encoding ATP-binding protein encodes MRKHWIMLTISFICIVIVPLGWIAQTLISEQSNPQATDGKIDLTQWDFDRKGAASLKGVWDFYPGQLLSPADIEASVSGRKPLPASSGTQVPARWNKSLGQAHGYGTYHLQVQLTPRTMKNDYGIRTQNIRMAHRIFIDGKEIGGKGLPGKTKATDIQLNLPFTGFTSIEGNTADIIIQVSNYSYSSGGIVAPILFGDEHSILKSQQQDWLKDLMALFGFILPAAFFLLLFRLRRTEKELRFLGLFSLSGAVYALTHGEKLLGTFVPFLTNNEILRIQLLSSAFAYYFLLRYMDARVPGAVHQWFVRLAVVLIITQTIVGITLPPTLFSSLELPMLLISLVVMFYTLRAMFYWLKGRPNDSHFALVSMMSILMVVVLYTLGAFTTLDTAFFALIELLLFVFAQMIVTAIRFAQSFRDVEALSERLLAIDSLKDEFMANTSHELRTPLHGIINIAQSMLEGAAGAVTPKQAKNLSMITSTGQRLSLLVNDILDFAKLKNSEIELKRVAVDLESVARTVVEVSGFTFEDKPVILIQQWPQSLPLVEADEDRLRQVLYNLLGNAYKYTEQGEIRLYASVEGDWVKVSVADTGVGIALDKQEDIFQAYEQSNGTIERLNNGTGLGLSITRKLVELGGGEIWVESEPGQGSTFHFTLPVMKMPLLQTHSKPAAARYVAAQGAGAKELVTRESDEQDDLTEAEHTILIVDDDPVNRQVLLNLLSTERYRVLAADSGSTALKLREDFPSIDLVITDWMMPKMSGLELCRKLREHSSLSELPILMLTARGLPEDIKHGFQAGANDFLSKPVDAGELRARVRTLIEMRSSVQEAIRTEMAFLQAQIKPHFLYNALNVIIATCAVNPDKATDLLIELSHYLRGSFDFQNREQLVPLTKELELVESYVHLEQARFEERLVVEYEVESDVHLYLPPLSIQPLVENAIRHGVMERAAGGTVHLRIFQESEHVVVQVQDDGVGIPPERMAQVKSGRTEGPGGVGLQNINRRLMSLYGQGLEIHSHVGKGTQVRFRIPVQKVDYSK; translated from the coding sequence ATGAGAAAACACTGGATTATGCTGACCATAAGCTTCATATGTATTGTCATTGTTCCACTGGGTTGGATCGCCCAGACGTTAATTAGCGAGCAGAGTAACCCCCAGGCTACAGATGGAAAAATTGACCTGACCCAATGGGACTTTGATCGCAAGGGTGCAGCGTCTCTAAAGGGTGTCTGGGATTTTTACCCTGGGCAGTTGCTGAGTCCGGCAGATATTGAAGCAAGTGTATCCGGTCGCAAGCCATTGCCGGCTTCGTCTGGTACTCAGGTTCCTGCCCGATGGAACAAATCTCTGGGGCAAGCGCATGGGTATGGAACCTATCACCTGCAAGTCCAGCTTACACCCCGGACGATGAAAAATGATTATGGTATACGCACACAGAATATACGCATGGCCCACCGGATATTTATCGATGGTAAAGAGATTGGCGGCAAAGGGCTGCCAGGAAAGACCAAGGCGACAGATATACAATTAAATCTGCCCTTTACAGGATTCACGTCCATTGAGGGCAATACAGCTGACATTATCATTCAAGTATCAAATTATAGTTACTCGTCTGGGGGCATTGTAGCGCCCATTTTGTTTGGAGACGAGCATAGTATTCTGAAAAGTCAGCAACAAGATTGGCTCAAGGATCTGATGGCCTTATTCGGTTTTATCTTGCCAGCCGCCTTTTTTCTACTTCTGTTCAGATTACGACGTACGGAGAAGGAGCTTCGTTTTCTCGGATTATTCAGCCTTTCTGGTGCGGTATACGCTCTTACACATGGGGAGAAGTTACTGGGTACGTTTGTACCGTTCCTGACCAATAATGAGATACTTCGGATTCAGCTCCTTAGTTCAGCCTTTGCCTATTACTTTTTGCTTCGGTATATGGATGCCCGTGTGCCAGGAGCAGTTCATCAGTGGTTTGTTCGTCTGGCTGTAGTGCTAATTATTACTCAGACCATTGTGGGTATTACGCTCCCTCCCACGCTTTTCTCGTCTCTTGAGCTTCCCATGTTGCTGATCTCGCTTGTTGTCATGTTCTATACGCTGCGAGCCATGTTCTATTGGTTGAAAGGACGACCGAATGATAGCCACTTTGCACTCGTGAGTATGATGAGCATACTCATGGTTGTTGTGTTGTATACGCTTGGTGCGTTCACTACCCTAGACACAGCGTTCTTTGCGCTGATTGAACTTTTATTATTTGTATTTGCCCAGATGATTGTGACCGCAATCCGCTTTGCACAATCATTCCGAGACGTGGAAGCCCTGTCGGAGCGTTTGCTGGCCATCGACAGCCTGAAGGACGAGTTCATGGCGAATACGTCTCATGAGTTGCGAACTCCCCTGCATGGCATCATTAATATTGCGCAATCCATGCTGGAAGGGGCGGCTGGAGCAGTCACGCCCAAGCAAGCGAAAAATCTCTCCATGATTACTTCAACCGGCCAGCGCCTTTCACTGCTGGTTAACGATATTTTGGATTTTGCCAAATTAAAAAATAGTGAGATCGAGTTAAAACGGGTAGCTGTTGATCTGGAATCCGTTGCTCGTACTGTGGTTGAAGTCTCGGGTTTCACGTTTGAGGACAAGCCGGTTATATTGATTCAACAATGGCCACAGTCCTTGCCACTTGTTGAGGCAGACGAAGATCGCCTAAGGCAAGTTCTGTATAACTTGCTGGGTAACGCCTATAAGTATACGGAGCAGGGTGAGATTCGATTGTACGCCAGTGTTGAAGGGGATTGGGTGAAGGTATCGGTCGCTGATACAGGGGTAGGCATTGCCTTGGACAAACAGGAGGATATCTTTCAGGCGTATGAGCAGAGTAACGGCACGATTGAGCGATTGAATAATGGAACCGGACTGGGTCTGAGTATTACGCGAAAACTCGTTGAGCTTGGCGGTGGTGAGATCTGGGTTGAATCGGAGCCGGGGCAAGGTTCGACCTTTCATTTCACCCTGCCTGTTATGAAGATGCCACTTTTGCAAACTCATTCGAAACCAGCTGCCGCCCGATATGTTGCTGCACAGGGGGCAGGGGCGAAGGAGCTTGTTACAAGAGAGTCAGATGAGCAGGATGATCTTACGGAAGCGGAGCATACGATTCTGATTGTAGACGATGATCCCGTCAATCGACAGGTATTGCTTAATCTGTTATCGACGGAACGATATCGCGTGCTCGCAGCGGACAGTGGGTCCACTGCATTGAAACTCCGTGAGGATTTCCCGTCCATTGATCTTGTTATTACGGACTGGATGATGCCTAAGATGTCCGGGCTTGAGTTATGTCGCAAACTGCGCGAGCACAGTTCCTTGTCGGAGTTACCGATTCTGATGCTGACCGCCCGTGGGTTGCCTGAGGATATCAAACACGGATTCCAGGCGGGAGCCAATGACTTCCTGAGTAAACCGGTGGATGCCGGTGAATTGCGTGCCCGGGTTCGGACGTTAATTGAGATGCGGAGCTCAGTACAGGAAGCTATTCGGACCGAAATGGCCTTTTTGCAGGCCCAGATCAAGCCACACTTTCTATATAATGCACTCAATGTGATTATCGCGACCTGTGCAGTGAATCCGGACAAAGCAACGGATCTGCTGATTGAATTGAGTCATTACCTGCGCGGAAGTTTTGACTTCCAGAACAGGGAGCAGCTTGTTCCTTTGACCAAAGAGCTGGAATTGGTGGAGTCTTATGTGCATCTGGAACAGGCCAGATTTGAGGAAAGACTGGTGGTTGAGTATGAGGTGGAATCGGACGTACATCTGTATCTGCCACCTCTCAGTATTCAGCCACTTGTGGAGAATGCCATTCGCCACGGCGTGATGGAGCGGGCAGCCGGCGGGACAGTTCATCTTAGGATTTTCCAAGAGAGCGAGCATGTAGTCGTACAGGTCCAGGATGATGGTGTAGGTATCCCTCCTGAGCGTATGGCTCAGGTCAAGTCTGGGCGTACCGAAGGTCCGGGAGGTGTGGGGCTGCAAAATATAAACCGTCGCCTGATGTCTCTCTATGGTCAGGGACTGGAGATTCATAGCCATGTGGGTAAAGGCACGCAGGTCCGATTCCGTATCCCTGTGCAAAAGGTGGATTATTCCAAATAA
- a CDS encoding response regulator: MRAIVIDDEKPAQLHLERLLRTDGRITPVQCFSTARDGLHFLANERVDVVFLDIGMPEMNGLEAAEYIQQLDQSIRIIFVTAYADHAVEAFELHALDYVLKPVSSTRLAKTVDRIAGIMSHNSQIAATAEVQGSEPVPVELDTEVPGLLTFKHLDIYRSLDQGAKKHKWRTTKSQELFAFLFHHREEWVSKEILLDKLWGDVSQEKGLTHLHTSVYQIRKLLKEWNMTGKLEYNMNRYRLLSGNLVSDVDQFEKAMVYHVITSDNVDDLRHMIPLYRGDYLEEHDYRWAQAKARELRRKYTGLVMNIARWDMEHGRGKEVIEQLTILQEREPYSEEICRLMMEVYASMDDQQGILRLYHSFTLTLNEDLGHQPEPETSRLYQNLTDK; the protein is encoded by the coding sequence GTGAGAGCCATTGTGATCGATGATGAGAAGCCAGCGCAGCTTCATCTGGAGCGACTACTACGAACGGACGGACGAATTACACCCGTGCAATGTTTTTCAACAGCTCGTGATGGTCTGCATTTTCTGGCAAACGAACGTGTAGATGTTGTATTTTTGGACATTGGAATGCCGGAGATGAATGGCCTGGAAGCGGCTGAATATATACAGCAATTGGATCAGAGTATTCGTATCATCTTTGTTACGGCTTATGCGGACCATGCAGTGGAAGCATTTGAGTTGCATGCACTGGATTATGTACTGAAACCGGTCAGCTCGACCCGATTGGCCAAAACCGTTGATCGAATCGCGGGCATAATGTCGCATAATTCCCAAATTGCAGCCACCGCCGAGGTACAGGGATCGGAACCTGTGCCTGTGGAGTTGGATACTGAAGTTCCGGGGCTGCTAACGTTCAAACATCTGGATATCTACAGAAGTTTGGATCAGGGTGCCAAGAAACATAAATGGCGCACAACCAAATCACAGGAATTGTTTGCTTTTTTGTTTCATCACAGGGAAGAATGGGTAAGCAAGGAGATTCTGCTTGATAAGCTATGGGGTGATGTTTCCCAGGAAAAGGGATTAACCCATCTACATACTTCCGTGTACCAGATTCGAAAGCTGCTTAAGGAATGGAACATGACAGGCAAGCTGGAGTACAATATGAACCGTTATCGTCTGTTATCAGGCAATCTGGTAAGTGATGTGGATCAATTTGAAAAAGCCATGGTCTACCACGTCATCACATCAGACAATGTCGATGACTTGAGGCATATGATTCCGCTTTATCGTGGTGATTATCTGGAAGAACATGATTATCGTTGGGCACAGGCCAAAGCAAGGGAACTCAGACGCAAGTATACAGGGCTGGTTATGAATATCGCGAGATGGGACATGGAGCATGGTCGTGGCAAGGAAGTGATTGAGCAATTAACGATATTGCAGGAACGGGAGCCTTACTCGGAAGAGATCTGTCGACTCATGATGGAAGTGTATGCATCCATGGATGATCAGCAAGGCATACTTCGTTTATATCATTCATTTACATTGACATTAAATGAGGATCTGGGACATCAGCCGGAACCGGAAACAAGCAGGTTATATCAGAACCTGACGGATAAATAA